TATTACAGTTGACGTACAGTATGCAGAAGCTTTCGACGCCCCGGATGATGGGAAATTGATTGCTTCCGATATGTATTCAAAAGGAATAGATGTTATTTATCACGCTTCTGGCGCAACAGGTAACGGGGTTTTTGCTCAAGCCAAAGACCTTAAGAAGAATAACCCAGATGAAGATGTATGGGTAATTGGTGTTGACCGTGACCAGCATGAAGAAGGCGCTATTGGAGACAATAACGTAACGCTTACTTCTATGGTTAAGCGTGTGGATATTGCTGTACAGGATGTGGCTAATCAGGCCATGAATGGTGAATTCCCAGCTGGAGAAACCATTGAATACGGCCTGGATGATGACGCGATCAGCCTGGCACGTACGAATGAAGAAGCTCTAACGGACGACATTATTACAGCTATTGAAGATTGGAAAGAGAAAATTATCAATGGAGATGTGGAAGTACCTAGCACACGTGAAGAATTAGAAACTTATGTAAATTCCTTATAGGATTACTGGAAAAAGGCTGGTGTAAGCCGGCCTTTTTTTACTGTATGGACTAAAAATCATCAAATGAAGAGTTATTATATCCGGCCCTCTTCATTTGATGATTTTTAAAGAGAGGATTTGGACTGGAGCGTAGATGGATTCATCTAAGACTGAAAAGGAGTGAGAGCAGCAATGGAATACGTTATTGAAATGCTTAACATCCGTAAAGAATTTCCAGGGATTGTAGCTAATGATAATATAAATCTTCAAGTTGAGAAAGGCGAAATCCATGCTTTGCTTGGTGAAAACGGAGCAGGAAAATCTACCTTAATGAATGTTTTATTTGGTCTTTATCAGCCGGAAAAAGGCGAAATAAAGGTGAAGGGTGAAAAAGTTAAAATAACAGATCCGAACGTAGCCAATAAACTTGGTATTGGAATGGTTCACCAGCACTTTATGCTGGTCGATACATTTACGGTAACGGAGAACATCGTTCTAGGTAATGAACCTAAAAAGGGCGGAACAGTAGATATAAAGAAAGCTGAAAAAGAAGTAAAAGACCTTTCAGAACGGTATGGTTTAAATGTGGACCCAGGCGCTAAGATCCGTGATATCTCCGTGGGGATGCAGCAGCGAGTTGAAATATTGAAAACGCTTTATCGCGGGGCGGAAATATTAATTCTTGACGAACCTACTGCAGTTTTGACCCCTCAGGAAATTAAGGAGCTAATAGGGATTATGCACAGCCTTGTTAAAGAAGGGAAATCCATTATTCTGATCACTCATAAACTAAAGGAAATAATGGAAGTCTGCGACCGGTGCACTGTAATTAGAAAAGGAGAAGGAATTGGAACCGTTAAAGTAGCCGACACAAACCCTACCGAATTGGCTTCGTTGATGGTGGGACGTGAAGTAAGCTTTTCTACTGAAAAAACTCCAGCGAATCCGAAGGAAACCTTCTTATCCATCGAGGACTTATTTGTAAAAGATGTGCGCAGGGTGGACATGGTCAAAGGATTAAATCTTGAGGTGAAAGCAGGAGAAATTCTCGGGATCGCTGGTATTGATGGCAATGGGCAATCTGAGCTCATCGAAGCGATTGCAGGTCTAAGAAAAAGTGAGTCGGGAAGCATCAAACTTCATGATCAAGTGATTACAAACTTATCACCTAGAAAAGTAACTCAGTCCGGCGTATCTCATATTCCGCAGGATCGTCATAAATTCGGGCTGGTACTTGATTTTCCGGTTGGGGAAAATATGGTTCTTCAAAGTTATTATCAACAGCCTTTTTCCAAAAAAGGGGTTATGAATTTTAAGAAAATATACAAAAAAGCTCAAGAACTAATTGAAGAGTATGATGTGCGAACGCCGAATGCTTATACGAAAGCTAGAGCGCTGTCAGGCGGAAACCAGCAAAAAGCCATTATTGGACGTGAAGTCGACCGCTCTCCCGATTTAATTATAGCTGCACAGCCTACCCGAGGCCTTGATGTTGGAGCGATTGAATTCATTCATAAGAAATTGATTGAGGAACGCGATAAAGGAAGAGCTGTACTATTGCTATCTTTTGAGCTGGAAGAGATTATGAATTTAAGTGATCGAATTGCAGTCATGTTCGATGGAAGAATTATTTCAGAAGTCAAACCGGAAGACACAAATGAACAGGATCTCGGTCTTATGATGGCAGGGAACACTCCACAGAAAGCAGGTGGAAGCTGAATGTTTGCCAATCGAACAGTAAATATCCTAATTCCTATAATATCCGTACTGCTCGGATTATTATCAGGGGCTGTTATTATGCTCGTTTTTGGTTACAATCCTTTAAAAGGATATGCTGCTTTATGGTCAGGTGCTTTTGGTGATGCTTATTTCTTAGGCGAAACCCTGAGACAGGTTACGCCTTACATTCTTTCAGGGCTCGCTGTCGCCTTTGCGCTTCGTACAGGTCTTTTAAATATCGGTGTGGAAGGTCAGGTCTTTGTGGGATGGGTAGCTTCCGTATGGGTGGGAGTGGCTTTTAAACTGCCTATGATGATCCACCTTCCGCTAGCTGTGCTGGCCGCAGCATTAGCAGGTGCATTTTGGGGGTTTATACCCGGAATTTTAAAAGCTAAACTTGGCGTCCATGAAGTTATTGTCACGATTATGATGAATTACATCGCCCTATATTTATCAAATGAGATTGTTAGGAATGTTATAACAGATGGTAAAGACCGCACCGATTCTATTGCTCCTACGGCTTCCCTGGCCTCTGAATGGCTGGCTGAAATGACCTTTTTTTCACGCCTTCACTGGGGATTGTTGATTGCCCTATTTATGGCACTGGTTATGTGGTTTCTTTTAAATAAAACGACCCGCGGTTTTGAATTGCGGTCAGTAGGTTTTAATCAGCATGCCTCGAACTATGCGGGGATGAATGTGGGTAAAAATATTGTGCTTGCAATGGTTATCTCGGGAGCTTTCGCAGGGTTAGCGGGTGCGATGGAAGGATTGGGGACTTTCGGCTACATGTCTGTTAAATCAGGATTTACTAATATCGGTTTTGACGGAATCGCTGTGGCTCTTCTTGGAGCAAACACGGCACTTGGAGTAGTACTCGCAGCCTTCTTGTTCGGTACCCTTAAAATTGGTGCCCTGAACATGCCTACCGTAGCAGGCGTTCCTACAGAGTTAGTAGAAATCGTCATCGCCCTTATCATTATTTTTGTAGCATCAAGCTATATGATCCGATGGATTATTTTACGTTTTAAAAAGGAGGGGAAATAAATGGAATTCATAGATATCCTTGCTCGAATTATTCCACCTGCCATTTTCTTTGCATCCCCTCTGATTTTCACAGCCCTGGGTGGTGTATTTAGTGAACGTTCTGGAATTATTAATATAGGACTCGAGGGTCTTATGGTTATGGGAGCCTTTGTAGGTATTGTGTTTAATTTAACCTTTCATGAGGTTTTAGGTGATGCAACCCCCTGGGTTTCGATTATTGTAGCAATGGTCGTGTCCGCAATCTTTGCACTGGTCCACGCCGTAGCATCGATCACCTTTCGTGCCGATCAGGTGGTTAGTGGAGTGGCCATAAACTTTCTTGCCTTAGGAGTCGGTCTGTTTCTTACAAAGCAATGGTATGATAAAGGACAAACCGATATGGTGGATCGTCCTTTCTATACTATTGATATCCCTGTACTGAATAAAATTCCAATATTGGGTGACCTGTTTTTCTCAGGGTGGTATTTAACCTCTTATTTAGCGATTATCCTAGCTTTTGCTGCCTGGTTCATCATTTATAAAACTCCATTTGGCTTACGTCTGAGATCGGTTGGAGAGCATCCAATGGCTGCAGACACCAATGGTATCAATGTGTATGCTATGCGTTACGTAGCCGTTATGATCTCAGGAGCGCTTGGTGGTCTCGGCGGTTCCGTTTACGCTTTAACCATAGCACTTAACTTTTCTCATGCTACGATTGTAGGGCAAGGATTTATGTCCCTGGCAGCCGTTATTTTCGGAAAGTGGCACCCATTGGGAGCATTAGGAGCAGCTATTTTCTTTGGACTAGCCCAAAGTTTAAGTATTGTTGGATCCAGTTTGCCTTTATTGGAAGACGTTCCTCAAATATTTTTATTAATCGCTCCTTACGTCCTGACGATCCTGGCTCTTGCTGGATTTATAGGACGAGCGGAAGCTCCTAAGTCTCTTGGTGAGGCATATGTTAAAGGAAACCGTTAAAATAAATTAAGCCCGGTCCTTACACCGGGCTTAATTTTTTACATTTCGAAACATATACCTTAGCATAGGACGTAGCTTTTTATGGATGAATTATGTGGAGTGAGTCTATAATAGTAGAGAAACGACAAGGAGGATGGGAAATGAAAATTAAGGAAGAAGTATTGCTTGAAAAACAAGGATATCGATTACATATTCTACCTAGTAAAAAATATAAAACCATTTCAATTGTGGCTAAATTTAAAACACCACTAAGAAGAGAGGGCATTACAGAGAGGGCTTTGCTTCCTCATGTTCTGCAAAAAGCCACCAATAATCATCCGAATGTAAGAGAATTCCAATCTTCGTTTGAAAATTTATATGGAACGGTACTATCCAGTGATGGGTCGAAAAAAGGCGAGAATCATGTTATCAGTTTCCGGATGGAAGTGGTTAACGAAGCTTACCTCAATGATCAGGAGCCTATATTGGAAGAAGCTCTAAAACTCTTCAATGAAGTTCTTTATGCTCCTAAAGTAGAAGGGGAAGGGTTTGATTCGTCCATTGTAGAACGTGAAAAACAAACGCTAGAGCAGAAGATCACGTCTGTAAAAGACGATAAAATGAGTTATGCCAATATGCGTTTAATGGATCACATGTGTAAAGATGAACCTTACTCTCTACACGTAAGCGGTTATCAGGAAGATATCTCTTCGATTACTCCGGAAAGTCTTTATACTTATTATCGGTCAATGATAAAAAATGATCTGCTTGATGTTTATGTTATTGGAGACATCGATCAAACTGAAATTGAGAAAATGACAGATCAGTATTTCATCCGTGAGAACAGCAGCAATCAGGATAACGATCAGGTATCTACTTCCAAAGACGTACAAGAGGTAAATGAAGTCGTGGAACGTGAGGAAGTGAATCAGGGTAAACTTCATATTGGATACCGTACGTACACTAAATTCGGTGATTCTGATTATTATGCCCTGCAGATTTTTAACGGGTTATTCGGAGGATTTCCAAGCTCTAAATTATTTATGAATGTGCGTGAAAAACATAGCCTGGCTTACTATGCAGCCTCTCGTTTTGAAAGTCATAAAGGATTGCTTCTTGTATTTAGTGGTGTTGATCCAAAAGACTACAAACAAGCAAAATCCATTATTTTAGAGCAGATGGATGCGATGCAAAACGGAGATTTCACCGAAGAGCAAGTAGAAGAAACGAAGGAACAAGTGATTCATCAACTGCAAGAAACAATGGATAATGCCAATGGGATTATTGAAGTCCTGTACCACCAAATGCTGTCCGGAGCTGAAATGCCAGTTAAGGATTTAATTGAACATATCCGAAAAGTGACGAAGCAGGATGTTGTGGCTATGGCTAATAAGATTAAACTAGATACTATTTACTTTTTAACCAGCCTTGAGGGAGGGGAATAACTGTGGAAGAACTAGTCTATGACCAGATCAATGAAACCGTCTACACAGAAACAATGGATAATGGATTGAAGGTGTTCCTGCTCGCGAAACCTGAGATGGCTAAAACATTCGGTATATTTACCACGAATTATGGATCTATTGATCAGACCTTTACACCTATTGGACAGGAAGAGAAAGTGACCGTTCCAGAAGGGATTGCACACTTCCTCGAACATAAACTTTTTGAAAAAGAAGATCGTGATGTCTTTCAAGACTTCACGAAGCTTGGGGCGTCCGCAAATGCTTTTACTTCATTTACAAAAACGGCTTACTTATTTACAGCCACCAGTCAAATAGAAAAAAATGTGGAGACTTTGCTTAATTTTGTGCAGGACCCATATTTCTCAGAGGAATCAGTAGAAAAAGAAAAAGGCATCATTGCTCAGGAAATCCGCATGTATGATGATCAGCCGGACTGGCGTTCCTTTTTTGGAACCATTCAAAGCTTGTATCATCATCACCCTGTAAAAGTAGATATCGCAGGGACAGTGGATTCCATTCAAAACATCACGAAAGATGACCTTTATACTTGCTATGAAACGTTTTATCATCCTTCCAACATGGTCTTATTCGTAGCTGGTAATATAGAACCAGAAGCGATGATGAAGCAAATTCGCGAAAATCAAGATAGTAAAGAATTTCCGGCTGCTCCGGAAATTAATCGATCCTATCCGAACGAACCGGCGGAAGTCGCGAAAGCCAATAATTCGATTACTATGCCTGTTACTACTGCTAAAGCAATGGTTGGGGTTAAAGAAAAAGTTACTCATTTAACAGGGAAGGAATTACTTCGAGCCGAGCTGCTTTCCAGCATGATCCTTGATTACTACTTCTCTAAGAGTGGTGCGTTTTATGAGGAACTATACCGTAATGATTTAATTGATGACAGCTTTCAGTTTGAAACAGAACTGGATCGTCAATTCGGATTTACTATCCTTGGCGGAGATACACGGAAGCCTGAAGAAATGACTAAACGTGTAAAAGAAATGCTTCATGAACTAAAAGAAAATAGCATCTCTGATGAAGACTTCACCCGAATGAAGCGTAAGAAAATCGGCCAGTTCATGCGGGCTTTAAATTCCCTTGAATTTATTGCTAACCAGTTTACTCATTACCACACGCTTGGCGTGGATCTGTTTGACGTTCTGCCTGTTATTGAATCGCTTACTTCCAACGATGCTGAGGAATACCTGCAGCACTGGATTAATGAAGAAGCTATTTCGGTCTTCCAGGTCAAACCTCAGGAAGATGAGTAAACGTTGTCTAATCATTGGAGCAAGCGGTGAAATTGGATATAGCGTCACCCGGACTCTTGTAGAAAAAGGATATCGTGTCGGTCTGCAGTATTACTCGAATTTGCGTAGAATTGAAAAACTGGAAAACCAAATTCCAGCAGGCCAATTTCTCGGAGCTCATCAGGCTGATTTAACTACTACAGAAGGAATTCAAGCTTTTTTACAAATCATTTCTAAAGAATGGGAAGCTGTGGTATTTTGTGGAGGTCATCTATGGAAAGGCCTTTTCCAGGACATGACTGACGCAGAAATGGATGAACTATATCATGTCCATCTTAAAGCTCCCTGGATGATTTCCCGGCACGTTCTTCCCTTTATGATTCATATTAAAGCAGGCAATATCGTAACCGTTTCCTCCATATTTGGCGAAGAAGGAGCAAGTATGGAAGTGGCCTACAGCTCTGTAAAAGGCGCACAAATAAGTTTTGTTAAAGCATTGTCTAAAGAAGTGGCTCCAAGCGGAATTCGAGTTAATGTAGTGACACCGGGTGTTGTTGCAACAAAAATGAATAACATGCTCTCTCCTGAAGAATGGAATACTTTAGAAGGTGAAATACCTCTTGGGAGAGCGGGGCAGCCTGATGAAATAGCTGACGCCATCAGCTATTTATTGAGTGATCAATCGAGTTATGTTACAGGACATGTACTGCGAGTAAATGGCGGTTGGTAATAAAAATGTGTGCATAAAATGTTTGTTTCCTCTCATACTAAGTATGAAAAACTTAGAGGAGGTAACAACAATGTCTGTTCTTGAAAATTTTGACTCTTGGAAAGACTTTCTTGGCGATCGTTTGCATCAGGCGCAAGGGCAAGGGATGGATCAACAAGCTGTATCAGAAATTGCTTACGAAATTGGGGGATATCTTGCCAATTCAGTAGATGCAGAAAATGATCAGGAAGCGGTTCTTCGTGATCTTTGGAACGTAGCTGATCAAAAGGAACAACACGCTATTGCTAATATGATGGTGAAACTCGTACGTAACGAAGGAACTCAAGCTTAATTTGCTAAAAACCGCACATTTCACTGTGCGGTTTTTGCTATTTTTCAAAGATAATCCATTTCCTGACTTTCCTATTCAATAAAAATCCTTTATGATAGATAGTGAGTTCGAGTCCTTAAAGGACAAAAAATGACATTTTCCAGAGGAGTTTTGTCATGGAGAAAAAAGAATGGTACTTAGAATATGAAATACAGTATAATCGGCCAGGGCTGCTTGGAGATATCTCTTCTTTGCTCGGGATGATGGCGATTAACATTGTTACAATAAACGGGGTAGAAAATTCCCACAGGGGAATGCTGCTTTTATGCAAAGATGAAGAGCAGATTATTCGATTAAAATCAATTTTAGATACAATGGATACCATTAAAGTCACAAAATTACGCCGTCCTAAATTAAGAGACCGTCTTGCCGTCAGGCATGGACGCTACATACATAGTGATGTGGATGACCGTAAAACCTTCCGATTCAATCGTGAAGATTTAGGAGTACTCGTTGATTTTATGGCTGAACTGTTCATGAAAGAAGGGCATAAACTTGTAGGAATTCGCGGTATGCCCCGGGTTGGTAAAACGGAGTCTGTAGTAGCGGCAAGTGTATGTGCTAATAAAAGGTGGCTTTTTGTCTCGAGTACTCTTTTAAAGCAGACGGTCAGAAATCAGTTAATTGATGAAGAATACAGGGAAGATAACCTTTATATTATTGATGGCATTGTTTCTGCCAGACGTGCAAGTGAACAGCACTGGCAGCTTGTGAGGGAAATTATGAGGCTTCCAGCTACCAAAGTGATTGAACATCCAGACATTTTTGTGCAGGAAACAGAGTATAAACTCGATGATTTTGATTACATCATTGAATTAAGAAATAACGATGATGAAGTAATCACGTATGAAACGGTGGAAAAACCAGATATGTCGATGAGTGACGGGTTTTCCATGTTTGATTTTTAAATTAATGGATGGTGTTTTACATGGAGAAGGAGATTGGAGCTCGACTAAGGAATGCACGCGAGTCTAAAGGGATGTCACTTGAACAAGTGCAGGAAACAACTAAAATTAAAACACGCTATCTTCATGCCATTGAAGAGAATGATTTTAATGTTTTGCCGGGTAAGTTTTATACACGTGCTTTTATAAGAGAATATGCATCAGCTGTAGGTATTGATCCTGAACAGATGATGGAAGAACATAAAGATGAGATGCCTTCATTTGAGAAAGAGGGAGCAGCTCAGTATAAAAGCGTACAGCCCTCTTCAAAAGAGCCTGTTGCGAAAAGAGGTAATATTAACAAATACTTACCGACCGTCATGACGTTTGTTCTTATAATTGGAATATTGTTTGTCGCTTACACCTTTATCAAGAATGGTAATAATGATTTGGGAAGCGGGGCCGCTGACCAGGAAGTATCGAACAACGATATTAATGTTCCGGAAGCGTCTGAGCCAGAAGACAGCGAAAGTACTCCGGCCAGCTCAGAATCATCAGGTGAAGAGTCGGCGGATGATGAGAAAGATACAAAAAAAGAGCAAGCTGGCGAAGAAGGAAGCTCTTCAAGCGAGAAGGAAAATCCGAGTGGGAATGACCAGGAAAGTGAATCCTTCGAAATTTCCCTGGCTGAAAAAGGAACGGGAAACTTTCCACAACATACGTATAACATCTCAACGGCTGAAGAGAAATCTTTGACCATTGAATTGAAAGGTACTGCCTATTTAGAAATACAAGGTGAAGAAACGGGTGAGAATTTAATCTCCCCTATTGAATACAGCCCGGCGGATTCTCCGGTTAAGGTTGATGTTTCAGATAAGAAACAAGTATTTATTAAAACAGGGAATGCTCTTGGCACCATTGTGAAAATCAACGGTGAACAAATAGATTTTCAAACCCAGCAGGCTACCCAAAAGCTTTTGCTTAACTTTAAGTGAAATTATTCGAAAAGGCTGTCCTGAAGGTGGATCATAGAGGAGATGATCATCTTCAATCATTAAAAGGGCAGCCTTTTATTTTAGTGGATTTTAGGAGTGTGACAAAATGAACTTACCGAACAAAATTACGATTTCGAGAATTCTACTTATCCCCATTTTTATCATTTTAATGAGTGTCCCGTTCGAGTGGGGATCTATTCAAATGGGGGATCGGGAGTTACCCGTGGCTCACCTGGCTGGAGCCATACTATTTATTTTGGCTTCAACGACTGATTGGATTGATGGTTATATTGCAAGAAAATATAATCTGGTAACGAATCTTGGGAAATTCTTAGATCCGCTCGCTGATAAACTCTTAGTAAGTGCCGCCTTAATCGTACTAGTCGAAATCGGTCTTGCTCCAGCCTGGATTGTAATTGTTATTATTAGCCGAGAATTCGCGGTTACAGGGCTTAGGCTTGTTGCGGCAGGTGAAGGAAGTGTTTTAGCTGCAAGTCAAATGGGGAAATTGAAAACTTGGATACAAATTATTTCCATTTCTCTTTTGCTGCTTCACAACTGGCCTTTTGCTTACCTAAACCTGCCTCTCGGAATCATTACTCTTTACTTAGCACTAATTATCACTTTTTATTCTGGATATGAATACTTCCAGAAAAACTGGCATGTTATGAGGGATTCTAAATGAAGGCTGAAGTTATAGCAGTAGGTACAGAATTGTTACTCGGGCAAATAGCTAATACGAATGGACAATGGATTTCTAAAGAATTTGCAAGCCTCGGTATACCTGTTTATCAGCATAGTGTCGTCGGTGACAACATAAAAAGAGTGGAAGATGTTTTCGAGGCGGCTCACAGTCGATCGGACGTTATAGTGATCACAGGGGGTCTTGGTCCAACCGAGGATGACTTAACCAGAGAAGCTGCCCAAAAAATAATCGGGCAGAAACTTATAGAAGACCAACAGGCGATGGAGAAAATAGCTCTATATTACGAAAAAAACAAACAAACGATGACAGCGAATAACCGAAAACAAGCGTTAGTCTTTGAAGAGAGTATTGTACTTCCTAACCAAGAAGGGATGGCGCCTGGCCAAATTGTAGAACATGACGGAAGAGCGTGGATCTTTCTTCCGGGAGTTCCCTCTGAGATGAAGTCCCTTATGAATAGCGGAGTGCTGCCTTATCTGCAGCGTTCCTATAAACTACAGTCTGATATCGTTTCCGAAATGATGTACTTCATAGGTATCGGTGAATCAACCTTGGAAAATAAACTCTCTGCATTAATTTCCCACCAGACGAACCCTACACTTGCTCCGCTGGCAAGTGAAGGGGAAGTGGGACTGCGGATTACTGCCACTGGAGAGACAGGCGACGAGGCAAGAGAGAAAATCGCCGTAATGAAAGAGACCATATTACAGATTGTGGGCTCCTATTATTATGGAAGTGACGATGTATCTATTGAGGCCACGGTGCGGGACTTACTTAAAAAAACCGGCTACCGTCTGGGGGCAGCTGAAAGCCTTACAGGAGGCAAATTCATCGAGAAGCTAATATCCCTGCCCGGCGCTTCTACTGTGACTCAGGGCAGCCTTGTAGCCTACACACCTTTAATGAAAGAGAAAGTGATTGAGGTACCTGCTTCTCTCATTAAACAGCATGGAACGATCAGTAATGAATGTGCTGAAACGATGGCTGTAAATGCTAAAAGGATTTTAGAGGCTGATGTTGCCATTAGTTTTACAGGGGTGGCTGGACCAGAATCCAGTGAAGGACATGAACCGGGCGCTGTGTTTATCGGACTGCAAATCGCAGATGAGCGTCCCTCTGTGTATTATTTTCAATTTGAAGGAAGCAGAGATAAGATTCGTTCCCGTGCTGTAAAAAAAGGATACGAATTAATTTTTCACCATATCAAAAATTTATAAATGACTAAGAAGCCCCTATATAATAACTCTTTTTTCTTAGGAAGAAATAGCATTATTGTAAGAAAAGCAACTCAAAAAAAGGGAACATTTATTCGCTTTTTAGTTGGCAAACTATCAAAAACAAGTTATGATAGGGATAGAAATTTTGAAAGGCGGTATATTTATATGAGTGATCGTAAACAAGCATTAGATTCAGCTTTGCGTCAAATAGAGAAACAATTTGGTAAAGGTTCTATCATGAAAATGGGGGATGGAAGCGAACAGAAAGTAAATACAGTACCCAGCGGGTCGCTGGCACTGGATGTTGCACTGGGAGTAGGCGGCTATCCTCGAGGTAGAATTGTAGAAATATATGGACCGGAATCGTCCGGTAAAACCACAGTAGCTCTTCATGCTATTGCAGAAGCACAAAGAAAAGGCGGCACGGCGGCTTTCATTGATGCAGAGCATGCGCTTGATCCAGTATACGCGCGCCGTTTAGGTGTAGATATCGAAGAACTTCTGTTATCTCAGCCTGATACAGGGGAGCAAGCATTGGAAATAGCGGAGGCGCTTGTTCGAAGCGGTGCAGTAGATATGGTCGTTATTGATTCCGTAGCCGCCCTGG
The Halobacillus halophilus DSM 2266 DNA segment above includes these coding regions:
- the pgsA gene encoding CDP-diacylglycerol--glycerol-3-phosphate 3-phosphatidyltransferase; the protein is MNLPNKITISRILLIPIFIILMSVPFEWGSIQMGDRELPVAHLAGAILFILASTTDWIDGYIARKYNLVTNLGKFLDPLADKLLVSAALIVLVEIGLAPAWIVIVIISREFAVTGLRLVAAGEGSVLAASQMGKLKTWIQIISISLLLLHNWPFAYLNLPLGIITLYLALIITFYSGYEYFQKNWHVMRDSK
- a CDS encoding competence/damage-inducible protein A, whose translation is MKAEVIAVGTELLLGQIANTNGQWISKEFASLGIPVYQHSVVGDNIKRVEDVFEAAHSRSDVIVITGGLGPTEDDLTREAAQKIIGQKLIEDQQAMEKIALYYEKNKQTMTANNRKQALVFEESIVLPNQEGMAPGQIVEHDGRAWIFLPGVPSEMKSLMNSGVLPYLQRSYKLQSDIVSEMMYFIGIGESTLENKLSALISHQTNPTLAPLASEGEVGLRITATGETGDEAREKIAVMKETILQIVGSYYYGSDDVSIEATVRDLLKKTGYRLGAAESLTGGKFIEKLISLPGASTVTQGSLVAYTPLMKEKVIEVPASLIKQHGTISNECAETMAVNAKRILEADVAISFTGVAGPESSEGHEPGAVFIGLQIADERPSVYYFQFEGSRDKIRSRAVKKGYELIFHHIKNL